The proteins below come from a single Malus domestica chromosome 03, GDT2T_hap1 genomic window:
- the LOC103420812 gene encoding uncharacterized protein isoform X1 produces MANCLEELDNAIAKLHQNFQELRYHLEKSFLEQGRALLKFEAQWKDLKKDHSRENEQRQVHLQQMGFSIPSNGTEHYASANPNAASWSNTSARPAGNATPRPSGNGTPKLHCEICNIYCDTKDVLNKHKQGKKHKMNLDKLKGKKIPGENSKRRAADQPPEDLETKRRKVLESGAAPDALRTCALCNVVCLTETDFNNHRSGQRHVEAATAARRHGAGTSGASSHWQSQWRYQDWNS; encoded by the exons ATGGCCAACTGCTTAGAGGAATTGGATAATGCAATTG caaaattgcatcaaaactTTCAGGAATTGAGGTACCACCTTGAGAAGTCGTTCTTAGAGCAGGGCAGGGCCCTGTTGAAATTTGAAGCTCAGTGGAAAGATCTTAAGAAAGATCACAGCAGAGAAAATGAGCAGCGGCAGGTTCACCTGCAACAAATG GGTTTCTCAATACCATCAAATGGGACAGAGCACTATGCTTCTGCAAATCCGAATGCTGCCTCGTGGAGTAACACTAGTGCTCGGCCGGCTGGAAATGCTACTCCTCGTCCTTCTGGAAACGGTACTCCGAAACTGCATTGTGAGATATGCAATATTTATTGCGACACCAAGGATGTACTCAACAAGCATAAACAGGGAAAAAAGCACAAGATGAATTTGGATAAGTTGAAGGGCAAAAAGATCCCTGGAGAAAACAGTAAGAGGAGAGCAGCTGATCAACCTCCGGAGGATTTAGAAACTAAGAGAAGGAAGGTTCTTGAAAGCGGGGCAGCACCAGACGCTTTAAGGACTTGCGCTTTATGTAATGTGGTCTGTCTTACTGAGACGGATTTCAATAATCATCGCTCCGGACAACGGCATGTTGAGGCCGCTACTGCGGCGAGGAGGCATGGTGCTGGTACAAGTGGAGCAAGCAGCCACTGGCAGTCGCAGTGGAGATATCAGGATTGGAATTCATAA
- the LOC103420812 gene encoding uncharacterized protein isoform X2 has product MQLELRYHLEKSFLEQGRALLKFEAQWKDLKKDHSRENEQRQVHLQQMGFSIPSNGTEHYASANPNAASWSNTSARPAGNATPRPSGNGTPKLHCEICNIYCDTKDVLNKHKQGKKHKMNLDKLKGKKIPGENSKRRAADQPPEDLETKRRKVLESGAAPDALRTCALCNVVCLTETDFNNHRSGQRHVEAATAARRHGAGTSGASSHWQSQWRYQDWNS; this is encoded by the exons ATGCAATTG GAATTGAGGTACCACCTTGAGAAGTCGTTCTTAGAGCAGGGCAGGGCCCTGTTGAAATTTGAAGCTCAGTGGAAAGATCTTAAGAAAGATCACAGCAGAGAAAATGAGCAGCGGCAGGTTCACCTGCAACAAATG GGTTTCTCAATACCATCAAATGGGACAGAGCACTATGCTTCTGCAAATCCGAATGCTGCCTCGTGGAGTAACACTAGTGCTCGGCCGGCTGGAAATGCTACTCCTCGTCCTTCTGGAAACGGTACTCCGAAACTGCATTGTGAGATATGCAATATTTATTGCGACACCAAGGATGTACTCAACAAGCATAAACAGGGAAAAAAGCACAAGATGAATTTGGATAAGTTGAAGGGCAAAAAGATCCCTGGAGAAAACAGTAAGAGGAGAGCAGCTGATCAACCTCCGGAGGATTTAGAAACTAAGAGAAGGAAGGTTCTTGAAAGCGGGGCAGCACCAGACGCTTTAAGGACTTGCGCTTTATGTAATGTGGTCTGTCTTACTGAGACGGATTTCAATAATCATCGCTCCGGACAACGGCATGTTGAGGCCGCTACTGCGGCGAGGAGGCATGGTGCTGGTACAAGTGGAGCAAGCAGCCACTGGCAGTCGCAGTGGAGATATCAGGATTGGAATTCATAA
- the LOC139194628 gene encoding uncharacterized protein — protein sequence MNNSNIITWINNSVDLAIGMQLAKFSTSKEVWDHLAKLYTKANFAKRYQLEMKICTIQQGDKSIQVFYNELSNLWDQLALTEPEELGIVKLYCKYREEQCLVQFLMPLRDKFETLHSSIFHRTPFPSVDSVLNELQVEEVRVQSHKLSSSSLNTSTFAAARSRRVAMDECSYCKGKWHWKSQCPKLSQQHELPQKGGAAAVLHIEIDSKFESRKDDWTW from the coding sequence ATGAATAATTCAAATATTATTACTTGGATTAATAATTCTGTTGATTTGGCTATTGGAATGCAACTGGCTAAGTTCTCAACGTCTAAGGAAGTTTGGGATCACTTGGCAAAGTTGTATACCAAGGCCAATTTTGCTAAGAGGTATCAATTGGAAATGAAGATTTGTACAATCCAACAAGGTGATAAGAGTATTCAAGTGTTTTACAATGAACTGAGCAATCTTTGGGATCAACTTGCATTAACTGAGCCTGAAGAACTCGGCATTGTCAAGCTCTATTGTAAATATAGAGAAGAACAATGTCTTGTTCAATTTCTAATGCCTCTTCGGGATAAGTTCGAGACACTCCATAGCTCCATCTTTCATCGAACTCCTTTTCCATCTGTTGATTCTGTTCTTAATGAGTTACAAGTAGAAGAAGTTCGTGTGCAGTCGCATAAGCTTTCTTCATCATCGTTAAATACTTCAACATTTGCTGCGGCAAGGTCTCGTAGGGTTGCCATGGATGAGTGTTCTTATTGTAAAGGGAAATGGCATTGGAAATCCCAATGTCCTAAGTTGTCTCAGCAACATGAACTTCCACAGAAAGGAGGAGCAGCTGCTGTTTTGCATATTGAAAttgattcaaaatttgaatctaGGAAGGATGATTGGACATGGTAG
- the LOC103420796 gene encoding (R)-mandelonitrile lyase 1-like isoform X2, whose product MEKSTTAAILLLLYFFGFCPQPGVPSFANPSDDLDFSYVKFVRNATDLPLLEEYDYIVVGGGTAGCPLATTLSANYSVLLLERGNIPSAYPNVLRQNETLANFMQEDDGKTPAQRFTSEDGVANLRGRILGGSSMINIGIYSRADGEFYQKSGIKLDMNLVNNSYEWVENTVAFRPNVTHWQSVVKDAMLEAGVRPDNGLTLDHILGSKVTATLFDDRGKRHGAVELLNKGHPKNLRVAIHATVERIIFSSKASAKGIIYSDSNGRSHRALIRGKGEVILSAGAIGSPQLLLLSGVGPKSYLSSRKIPVVHPQPYVGQFMRDNPRNYITILPPFQVEASTAQVVGITSDYYIETFSGLPFSRQAFSLFPSPTIPMTINSSFGHIVVKFPGPLSYGSLDLQSSYDVKVAPNVKFNYFAQEADLSRCVSAVRKMGDLLKTNSLKPYKAQDLPGLEGFNFFGLPLPVNQSDDASFETFCRDTVATFWHYHGGCLVGQVVDEDLRVMGIKALRVVDGSVFNLSPGTNPQATIMMLGRYVGVQMLEERSE is encoded by the exons ATGGAGAAATCAACAACGGCTGCTATATTATTGCTCTTGTACTTTTTTGGGTTCTGCCCTCAACCAGGGGTTCCCTCATTCGCCAATCCATCTGATGACCTTG ATTTTAGCTACGTGAAATTTGTACGTAACGCAACTGATCTACCACTACTAGAAGAATATGACTACATTGTTGTGGGAGGGGGCACGGCAGGGTGCCCGTTGGCAACAACTTTATCTGCAAACTACTCCGTGCTCCTTCTAGAAAGGGGCAATATTCCATCAGCATATCCAAATGTGTTGCGTCAAAATGAGACTCTTGCAAATTTCATGCAAGAAGATGACGGTAAGACGCCGGCCCAGAGGTTCACATCAGAAGATGGTGTAGCTAATCTAAGAGGACGGATCCTAGGCGGGTCAAGTATGATCAATATTGGTATATACTCAAGAGCCGACGGTGAATTTTACCAGAAATCAGGAATTAAATTGGACATGAACTTAGTCAATAATTCATATGAATGGGTTGAAAACACTGTAGCATTCCGTCCGAATGTAACACACTGGCAGTCTGTTGTGAAAGATGCAATGTTAGAAGCTGGTGTTCGTCCAGACAATGGACTGACTTTGGATCACATTCTGGGAAGTAAAGTCACGGCTACGCTCTTTGACGATCGTGGAAAAAGACATGGAGCTGTGGAACTACTAAATAAAGGACATCCAAAAAACCTGAGAGTTGCAATCCATGCCACAGTAGAGAGGATCATTTTCTCTTCCAAAGCATCAG CTAAAGGAATCATATACAGTGATTCTAACGGGAGGTCTCATCGGGCATTGATACGTGGTAAGGGTGAGGTTATATTGAGTGCAGGTGCAATTGGAAGTCCTCAACTTCTACTACTTAGTGGTGTTGGCCCAAAATCTTACCTTTCATCTCGTAAAATCCCAGTTGTTCACCCACAACCTTACGTTGGGCAGTTTATGCGTGATAATCCTCGTAATTACATTACCATTTTGCCCCCGTTTCAAGTAGAAGCTTCTACTGCACAGGTCGTTGGTATCACAAGTGATTATTACATAGAGACTTTCTCCGGCTTGCCATTTTCTAGACAGGCCTTTAGTCTTTTCCCTAGTCCAACTATTCCCATGACCATAAATTCAAGTTTCGGGCACATTGTTGTCAAATTTCCAGGACCCTTGTCCTATGGTTCTCTTGATCTGCAATCATCCTATGATGTCAAAGTTGCTCCAAATGTCAAATTCAACTACTTTGCACAGGAGGCAGACCTTTCTCGTTGTGTTAGTGCCGTGAGGAAAATGGGTGATTTATTAAAAACAAACTCACTGAAACCGTATAAGGCTCAAGATTTGCCAGGTCTAGAAGGTTTCAACTTTTTTGGATTGCCTTTACCAGTGAATCAGTCAGACGATGCATCATTTGAAACCTTTTGTCGAGATACAGTAGCCACATTTTGGCACTACCATGGTGGATGCCTGGTCGGACAGGTAGTTGATGAAGATTTGCGGGTCATGGGGATCAAGGCATTACGTGTTGTTGATGGATCTGTATTCAATTTATCACCAGGGACAAATCCTCAAGCCACTATTATGATGTTGGGCAG GTATGTTGGCGTTCAAATGCTGGAAGAAAGATCAGAGTGA
- the LOC103420796 gene encoding (R)-mandelonitrile lyase 1-like isoform X1, whose product MEKSTTAAILLLLYFFGFCPQPGVPSFANPSDDLDFSYVKFVRNATDLPLLEEYDYIVVGGGTAGCPLATTLSANYSVLLLERGNIPSAYPNVLRQNETLANFMQEDDGKTPAQRFTSEDGVANLRGRILGGSSMINIGIYSRADGEFYQKSGIKLDMNLVNNSYEWVENTVAFRPNVTHWQSVVKDAMLEAGVRPDNGLTLDHILGSKVTATLFDDRGKRHGAVELLNKGHPKNLRVAIHATVERIIFSSKASGLSAKGIIYSDSNGRSHRALIRGKGEVILSAGAIGSPQLLLLSGVGPKSYLSSRKIPVVHPQPYVGQFMRDNPRNYITILPPFQVEASTAQVVGITSDYYIETFSGLPFSRQAFSLFPSPTIPMTINSSFGHIVVKFPGPLSYGSLDLQSSYDVKVAPNVKFNYFAQEADLSRCVSAVRKMGDLLKTNSLKPYKAQDLPGLEGFNFFGLPLPVNQSDDASFETFCRDTVATFWHYHGGCLVGQVVDEDLRVMGIKALRVVDGSVFNLSPGTNPQATIMMLGRYVGVQMLEERSE is encoded by the exons ATGGAGAAATCAACAACGGCTGCTATATTATTGCTCTTGTACTTTTTTGGGTTCTGCCCTCAACCAGGGGTTCCCTCATTCGCCAATCCATCTGATGACCTTG ATTTTAGCTACGTGAAATTTGTACGTAACGCAACTGATCTACCACTACTAGAAGAATATGACTACATTGTTGTGGGAGGGGGCACGGCAGGGTGCCCGTTGGCAACAACTTTATCTGCAAACTACTCCGTGCTCCTTCTAGAAAGGGGCAATATTCCATCAGCATATCCAAATGTGTTGCGTCAAAATGAGACTCTTGCAAATTTCATGCAAGAAGATGACGGTAAGACGCCGGCCCAGAGGTTCACATCAGAAGATGGTGTAGCTAATCTAAGAGGACGGATCCTAGGCGGGTCAAGTATGATCAATATTGGTATATACTCAAGAGCCGACGGTGAATTTTACCAGAAATCAGGAATTAAATTGGACATGAACTTAGTCAATAATTCATATGAATGGGTTGAAAACACTGTAGCATTCCGTCCGAATGTAACACACTGGCAGTCTGTTGTGAAAGATGCAATGTTAGAAGCTGGTGTTCGTCCAGACAATGGACTGACTTTGGATCACATTCTGGGAAGTAAAGTCACGGCTACGCTCTTTGACGATCGTGGAAAAAGACATGGAGCTGTGGAACTACTAAATAAAGGACATCCAAAAAACCTGAGAGTTGCAATCCATGCCACAGTAGAGAGGATCATTTTCTCTTCCAAAGCATCAG GTTTGTCAGCTAAAGGAATCATATACAGTGATTCTAACGGGAGGTCTCATCGGGCATTGATACGTGGTAAGGGTGAGGTTATATTGAGTGCAGGTGCAATTGGAAGTCCTCAACTTCTACTACTTAGTGGTGTTGGCCCAAAATCTTACCTTTCATCTCGTAAAATCCCAGTTGTTCACCCACAACCTTACGTTGGGCAGTTTATGCGTGATAATCCTCGTAATTACATTACCATTTTGCCCCCGTTTCAAGTAGAAGCTTCTACTGCACAGGTCGTTGGTATCACAAGTGATTATTACATAGAGACTTTCTCCGGCTTGCCATTTTCTAGACAGGCCTTTAGTCTTTTCCCTAGTCCAACTATTCCCATGACCATAAATTCAAGTTTCGGGCACATTGTTGTCAAATTTCCAGGACCCTTGTCCTATGGTTCTCTTGATCTGCAATCATCCTATGATGTCAAAGTTGCTCCAAATGTCAAATTCAACTACTTTGCACAGGAGGCAGACCTTTCTCGTTGTGTTAGTGCCGTGAGGAAAATGGGTGATTTATTAAAAACAAACTCACTGAAACCGTATAAGGCTCAAGATTTGCCAGGTCTAGAAGGTTTCAACTTTTTTGGATTGCCTTTACCAGTGAATCAGTCAGACGATGCATCATTTGAAACCTTTTGTCGAGATACAGTAGCCACATTTTGGCACTACCATGGTGGATGCCTGGTCGGACAGGTAGTTGATGAAGATTTGCGGGTCATGGGGATCAAGGCATTACGTGTTGTTGATGGATCTGTATTCAATTTATCACCAGGGACAAATCCTCAAGCCACTATTATGATGTTGGGCAG GTATGTTGGCGTTCAAATGCTGGAAGAAAGATCAGAGTGA